The sequence AGCGCCTCTGCGCATAAACAGTAGCGCCTCTGCGCATAAACGGTAGCGTCTCTGCGCATAAACGGTAGCGGGGGGTAGTGGATACCCACTGGTGATGATGTGTTTTCGAAGGTCTCCCTATAGGCCCTTTAGGGCCTATAACACCTCTACCTTTACCTGTAGGGAGAAAAAAATCCTCGTCCATCGAGTTGTGTCTAAGACGATCAATCCCTGCACAGTCAAACAACACTGATGCCTGATTGATCAACTTGCCACGCTCTAGGAACGTGGGGTGGGTATCAACCGATCCTCGTACTATCACAAGCCCCTGTCCCAGGATGAAGACCAGTTGAGGAAGGTAGTCACCGACCAGCAGGAACGCACTGGTGGAAACGGAAGGGCCCATCGATGAACCAGACCCTCACCACCGATACGGTGGAACGTGTCCTCCACGCCTTGCCTGAGGACATCTACACCCTCGTCTCGGACATCACCCGGACACCCGAGCTGTCCCCCGAGATCATCCGGACCCGATGGATCCGCGGTGCGACCGGGCCTGAGGTCGGGGCGCGTTTCCTTGCGGTCAACTCGCTCGGGGGGATCTGGACGTGGCCGAATTTCCCGGTCGTGATCGCCGCGGAGCCCGGCCGCGAGTTCGCGATCAGTCGGACGGAACCGTTCTTCGGCACTCTGGAGTGGCGGTACACGTTCTTCTCGCAGGGGGAGGGCAGCACGTTGGTCAGAGAGTCCTACACCGTCACCCGACCACTGACGCGCGCGGCCTGGTTCATGATCGAAAAACTGATCGGTAGTACGGATCGGGCCGGGGAACTCCGCGCGGGCATGACCACGACGCTGGGGCGGCTTGCTGAGCTCGTCGAACGGCCCGTACCTCCGCCGCAGAGGTGAGGCCCCAATCCGGCCCAGAATACCCGCCTGGACCTGGCGGATTCGGGTCGGCGGTGGGCAGGTGTCCTCGCCTGGTACTCACTTATCCACCTGGGACCTGGACAGTTACCGGATGCCCTGGAGGGTGCTGTTGCACAGCTGGGTCAGGTCCGATCGACGTAAAATAATCACAGCCATCGGCATCTTCTCCGGTCACCATCTCCCCCTGTGAGGTCATCTTGTGAGAAGTGCGCAGGTCACTGCCGCTACGGGGTGAGTTGACCTAGGCCTCAATGAGATGATGCCCGCCCCCTACCACTCCAAATATTGCATATGATGAAACATTTGAAGTGGTAGAGTGGCCGAAACTTTCATCCATGAAGTGGCAAGCAGGGCGGTGCTACCGAGTTTCTCATGCCCCTCGTGGCGAGCGTCGGACTGCCATTTCGGGAGGTTCTCCAGGCCCGGCTTTTCGGCACACTGCTCATGGGGTGAGCATCATAAAATTCATTGAGAAGCGGGAAACGTCGCGACCAATTCTAAATCCGCAAGAAATCTTGCGCAATTTTAGTTGCGCAACTAAGATTGCGCTCATGAGTGGACAATCAAATGCCCGGGATCACCTCGACAACTTCTCCTGGTGGGTGGGTCGCGCCGACGTGAGCGACAGGGAGGCCAACCTGATGGACCTGGCCATCCTCAAGGAAGAGCTTGACGACATGATCTCCATGCGGGCCAGAAATGCCGTGGAAATGCACGGACTGAC comes from Corynebacterium occultum and encodes:
- a CDS encoding SRPBCC family protein; this encodes MNQTLTTDTVERVLHALPEDIYTLVSDITRTPELSPEIIRTRWIRGATGPEVGARFLAVNSLGGIWTWPNFPVVIAAEPGREFAISRTEPFFGTLEWRYTFFSQGEGSTLVRESYTVTRPLTRAAWFMIEKLIGSTDRAGELRAGMTTTLGRLAELVERPVPPPQR